TTCAGATTGCCATTCCATTGGGCTGTTGCTTTTCTTCTCATGTTTTCTACGATCAATTATTCAATTTAATTTTTCCTATGTCAATTTCTCCTGTCGCGTTTCTAACTTTTCAGGTATCTTTTATAGAACAAATAGTCGATCAAAAAGTTGTACACTATTGAATAAATTGATGTCGCATTTTAGATAGTGCTTACGTTAACAGTTGTATTAAAACTAAACTCATGAATAAACTACTGTACCTTTTTATCTTTGTAATTGCGTTCACTTCATGTAAAACTCGTCAAGTCAAAGAACAGGCTTTAATACAAGACTGCCCTGAAGAGAAGATTGTTAATAAAATCCCCGGTCCTCCAGTAAAGGGTGAATCTGAAAAAGTTTACTATATCTATCAAGGCAAAAGAATTTCACCAAAACAGTTTGATCAAGAATGGCTCGAGAAAAATTGTGATATTAAAGAGACAGTTGTTTATTGATTTTATTTCTAAAAACAAGCATAAAGACGTAATTTCGCCTAAAATTTTTTATAATGACAATTTCTCTTCGGGAGGTCAATCAAAAGATTTTAGGCTATGTCTCTTTAACTTTCCTTGGTTATTTCACAATCGGCCTATCGCTTGCAACCCTTCCCATCTTTATTCATCAAACTTTAGGATTTAATACAATTATTGCAGGATTGGTCATTAGTGTTCAGTATGTTGCTACATTCTTACTCCGCGCTTATGCAGGAAAAATTGTGGACACCAAGGGTCCCAAGATTTCAGTTTTGCGCAGCATGTTATTTTTTGCATTATCTGGACTCCTTCTGCTCCTTGTTTTCTTATTTAAATCACAGCCTTTTATCAGTTTAGGGCTTCTGCTTGTTACCCGTTTGTTTACTGGAATTGGAGAGGGTCTGGTGGGTGCGAGCCCAATAAATTGGGCATTAATGGAACTCGGCGATGAACATGCCGCAAAAGCGATTTCTTTCAACGGAATAGCCAGCTATGGTGCATTGGCTATTGGTGCCCCCTTGGGTGTTTTGATGGTGGATCATATCAATTACGAAGCTTTGGCTCTACTGACCAGTGCAGTTGGCCTCCTTGGTTATTTTTATTGTCGCGCTAAAACACCCTACCAAGTGGCACGAAAAAAGGCTGAAAAAGTGAGTTTTAAACGTGTATTGCTTTTAGTAGCACCTTTTGGAATCTGTCTTGCTTTAGGAGGTCTAGGCTTTGGCAGCATCTCCACTTTTATGACGCTTTACTATGAACATTTCAATTGGCAAAATGGCGCAGCTTGCTTAACTATATTTGGCGTATTCTTCATTTTAACACGGCTTATTTTCAATAAGGTTATTGACCAATATGGCGGACTTAAAGTTGCTTTAGTGAGTCTTTTCGTTGAAACATTAGGTCTCATGGTTATCGCCGTGGCTATTGATCCATTATGGACTCTATTGGGCGCAGCATTAACGGGTTTTGGCTTCTCACTGGTATTTCCAGCGCTTGGTGTCGAAGCCATTAAGCGGGTAGATCAAAGTCAACAAGGCTCTGCTCTCGCTGCTTACGGACTATTTATAGACATTTCACTAGGTATCACAGGCCCATTAATTGGCTTTGTGGCCAATAATATGGGTATGACAGCGATATACCCATTTAGTACCATTATGGTCTCTATTGGTTTTGCCGTTGTTGGCAACCTACTCTATCAAAAACGGCGGGAGCTGACACCATAGTCTCCTAAACATATAAACATAGCATCAAAGATATACCTACAAAAAGAGCGGATAATGTTTACACATTCTCCGCTCTTTTTGTAGGTATATCCGTTAAAATTAACCTTCAATACTAGGTACACCAACAACTTCATTGGTATCAGCGTTGTAATCGATACCGTCGAAATTAAAACCGAACAAATTGAAAAACTCGTTACGATAACCTTCAATGTCTGAAATTTCGGCTAAATTTTCAGTTGTTGCTTTCTCCCATAATGCTGCAACTTCAGCCTGAACATCTTCACGCATTTCTAAGTCATCAACACGGATACGACCTTTGTCATCAAGCAATACCTTTCCGTCAGCGGTATAAAGTCGCTCAGCAAACAAACGTTGCATTTGTTCAATTGTACCTTCATGAATACCTTTTTCCTTCATGACTTTATACAATAAAGAAATGTATAAAGGAACAACTGGAATAGCTGAACTTGATTGCGTAACCAAGGCTTTATTCACCGATACATAGGATACACCATTAATATCGCTCAAAATCGCGTTTATGGCAGGTACTGTTCCTTCTAAATCATCCTTTGCACGACCAATCGTACCATTGCGGTAAATTGGATAAGTAAGTTCAGGACCTATGTAAGAATAGGCAACTGTTTTTGCTCCTTCAGCTAACACACCAGCAGCTTTAAGATCTTCGATCCAAAACTTCCAGTCTTCTCCCCCCATAACAGCTACAGTATTCGCAATATCTTCTTCATTTTCAACAGGCTGAATGGTAATGTCTGAAATTACACCTGTATGAAAATCTACCGTTTTGTTGGTAAAAGGTTCTTGTATTGGTTTCAAAACGGAAGCGTGTGCTACGCCAGTTTTTGGATGCGTACGACGTGGTGATGCCAAACTATAAACCACTAGATCAACCTGTCCTAGATCCTTTTTAATAAGTTCAATAGTTTGTTTTTTCACTTCGTCCGAAAAAGCATCGCCATTGATACTTTTGGCATATAATCCCGCCTCATGGGCTTCTTTCTCAAAAGCTGCCGAATTGTACCATCCAGCAGTTCCTGGCTTGCCTTCAGCTGCAGGTTTTTCAAAAAATACACCGATTGTAGCAGCTCCAGAACCAAATGCTGCAGAAATCCGAGAAGCAATACCAAATCCAGTAGAAGCACCGATTACCAATACTTTCTTTGGACCATTCGCGATCTCACCTTTGGATTTCACGTATTCAATTTGATTTTTAATGTTTTGCGCAGCCCCTTGTGGATGCGAGGTTAAACAAATAAAACCTCTAGTTCTTGGTTGTATAATCATCTTGATTAATTTTCTTACTACTTGTTTTATTGATTAGGCAAAATAAGGAATTTTAAATGAGAAAATCGCGATAAAAATCAATTAGTTTTTGTTTCATTTCCATTTGAACGGACATTTGCTTACTTTCACAAAGTTAAGTATACATCGCACTCCTTTTATTTATGCCAATCCAATTTACAATAAAAAAGAATAAAAAAATGCACTTTTTTTAGGAACGCTAGCTGCATTATTTTTTGCCAACACCTTCGTTCTAAACCGAATTATGGCAGTCTCCGGTGGAAGTTGGCAATGGACAGCGTCTTTACGTTTTATTTGGATGCTTCCAATCTTACTTATCATTGTTGCCATAAGAGGAAACCTCATCGATTTACTCAAAGAAATCAAATCTAACCTTTGGCAATGGCTTCTTTGGAGTACGATCGGATTCGGGCTATTATATGCAACCCTTACCTATGGCGCAAATTATGGCCCATCTTGGCTCGTAGCTAGCACCTTCGAATTCACCATTATAGCCGGCATGTTTATTGGTCCGCTACTTGATAAAAAAGGGCAACGAAAAAGCATTTCAAAAGCTTCACTCCTCTTCTCCATCCTTATTTTTTTAGGTATTCTTTTGATGCAAATTTCAGAAGCTCAGTCAACTTCCTTAAATACAATGCTATTGGGAACCATCCCAGTGTTGATCGGCGCTATTGCCTATCCATTAGGTAACCGTAAAATGATGAAAATATCGAACAATAGATTGGATGCTTTTCAACGTACACTCGGTATGACACTCTGTAGTATGCCATTTTGGATTATCCTGAGCCTATTTGGCTATTTAGATAATGGTCTACCCACTGATAGTCAACTTTTCCAAACCTTTTTAGTAGCCATCTGTTCGGGAGTAATTGCCACACTTTTATTTTTCTCAGCTACCGATTTCGTTCATCAGGACCATAAAGCATTGGCAGCTGTAGAGGCAACACAGGCCATGGAAGTCATTTTTACGTTGGTTGGCGAAATTCTTATCCTGCAGGCGGCGCTTCCGAATGTATATTCCTGTATTGGTATTGTCATGGTGGTCATTGGCATGATTCTACATAGTCGCACAAGTTAATAATACCCTCACCTTTCATCTACGTGTAATGTTCGGCTTATTTTACTCAGGTTTAAACTATTGGCCATTGCTGAGAAAATATCATAATAAGTTCCTCTATGTTCGTATAGATCTTCATGTTGCCCTTTCTCCACCACCATTCCCTTTTCCATAACCACAATGGCATTGGAATCGATGATCTGAGAGATACTATGGGAAACGATAATTACTGTACGGTCTTTCTTTATGGCATCCAAACTATTTTTAATCTGTTCGGTCGCGATGGCGTCCAAATTAGCCGTAGGCTCGTCGAGAAAAATAATCGGTGGATTTTTTAAAAATAAGCGGGCTATGGCGATCCGCTGCTGTTGGCCCCCTGATAGTGACTGCGCATCTGAATCGTAACCTTTGGGCAGATCCATAATCTGCTCATGAATATAGGCTTTCTTGGCTGCTTCAATAATTTCTTCCCTAGAACTTCCCATCTTACCATACTCAATATTTTCAAAGATAGTCCCTTTAAAAATATGATTACGCTGCAATACCATACCGATATGTCGACGGAGAAACGCTGTATCATACTTTGCCAGATCTACCCCATCCAAAAAAATTTGGCCGCTGCTAGGTTCATAAAATTTATCCAATAAGTTGATAATCGTGCTTTTCCCGGCCCCACTCAGCCCCACTAAAGCTGTGATTTCATTCGGCTTGATCTCAAAATTCACGTCCTTTAAAGCAACGGTTCCATTTGGATATTCAAAAAATACATTCCGTAGGGCCAAATGTCCTTGAATATGTGCGGGCTTATAATCACCCTTTGATTCAATATGCTCGTCAGATTCCAAAATTTCGAAGAAAGATTCTGAATAGATCAGGGCATCGTTTACCTCATCATAAATACGGTGCAACTGACGTATCGGCGCCGAAACGTTATTAAATAACATGATATGAAACATAATCGCACCAATGGTAATCTGGCCAGATAGAACAAGATAAGCCGTTAAAACGATGATAATGACGACAGCAATCTGTTCGACAAAATTTTTAATGCTATCATAAAGAAAACTCGTTTTTCGAGTTTCCATTTGATTCTCCGTCATTTCAAATTGGATCTTTTCATGACGTTTAGCTTCTTCTGGCTCCCGAACGAATGATTTAATTACTAAAATTGAATCGATCAAACTAATGATCCGGTTATTTTTCGCCCCCCTGTAATTGCGCATCTGCCGCCTAAAGCCTGTCAACTTGGAGGCTTGAGTCTGACTAATATAAATTTACATTTAATTTTCCGATTACACACAAGCGGATAAAAATTGGCGAGAGCTATCGCAATCAAAGCAAGTCCCGCTGCTTATCTTTATGTTGAAAAAAAAAGTTATATGAAAACAGCAGGACTTGACGTGCATAAAGATAGTATTTTTTGTGCGGTATTTAATGGGAAGCATTATTCGGATGTGGAGGTTTTCGAAACCTTCAGTACGGGCATTCGACAGTTGGGAGCCTACTTGAAGGCTGCGGGTGTTCTCCGAGTAGCGATGGAGAGTACCAGTATTTACTGGATCCCGGTCTGGAATATTCTCTCTGAAATGGGCTTTGATCTGATGCTGGTGAATCCCTTTTTAATCAAACAGCTGCCCGGCCGCAAAAGCGATGTAAAGGATGCACAGTGGATTGCCCAGCTACTTCACAAAGATATGCTTCGCGGGAGTTTTGTGCCCGGTGAGCGAATACAGGAACTCAGGAGCTATACCCGTTCCTATAGCAAGTTGCAGCAGCGGATAGTCCGTATGCTTACCAAAATGGACAATATCCTCGTACAGGCCGGAATCCGTTTGGGTAGTCTTGTGACCGATATCGGAGGGAAAAGTATGCTGAGTGTCATTGATGCCCTGATAGCCGGGGAGCGTGATGCCGTACGTTTAAGCAAACTGGTCTATGCCAGTAAGAAGAACAAAGAAAACGGAAAGCTGGCAGCAGCACTAACCGGCTGCATGAAGGAGCACCACCGCTTCAACCTGCAGATGGCAAAAGCTGAATACGACCTGTTGATCAAGCAGTCTGCTGAGTATATAGAAAAGATTGAAGCTATCTGCCTGCGTGATTTTCCACGGCAGAGTGCCTTGCTAAAGACGATTCCCGGCGTTAGCCGTATCAGTTCCGCTGTGATCATCGCCGAGACCGGCGCAGACATGAAAGTTTTTGAAAACAGCGGTAAACTGAGCGGATGGGTCGGATTACGACCAAAGAATGATGAAAGCGCAGGGAAATATAAAAGTACAGCGATCACTAAAGGAAACAGATATCTCAAGCCAATACTGGTACAGGTTGCCTGGGCGGCAAGCCGCTGTAAAGGCTCCTATTTTAAAGACAAATTCAACCGTCTAAGTATAAGAAAATCCTCGAAAAAGGCCCTGATCGCTATCGCACGAAAAATATCCGTTGTTGTATGGAATATCCTAAAAGACTTAACCCCTTATAATCCGGCACTACAGGTGATCTACGAACCAGCCAAACTAGATGCCAGGATACGGTATCACCAAAAAGAAATGGAACGCATAGCGAAACTTAAACCATAACAATTTTTTGCGTAAAGGCCGGGTATCTTTATGGTGGCTAAAAGACCCCGTTTTTAAATTGGCCAATGCAAATGCCTGAAAAGGCTATAAGTACACAAGCATGAGTTAATGCCAGCCTTACGGCTGACCAAACTCGAAGAGGAAAATCGCAAAACCCAATGCGCAAGGGGACTGTATTATAGTTAATTTATAGAGGAAAGGTACAAAGGAATAACAGCCACTCCCACCAGCCCTACATATACATTAGCATAGAACATACAGATTAATGCTATGATTGCATTTGCAAACAAAGGCAGAATATCAATAAAGAAAATTTGGACTAAACGTGTCAACGAGCTAATACCGGCGTCTATTCGGGTAGCCAATTTTCCACTTTCATTATCACTTGAGGTATAAAAGGCTAACTTATAGGTTAAAATGCGGTTTACTATTGATTGAGAGAAGTCCCGTGCGATATAAATTCGAAGTTTCTCTCCGTAAAATTTCTGACCAAACTGAACAAAAGCGTATACTATTTCTTTAATTAACAAAATAATACTGATCATGCCGACTAGATACATGCCTTTTGATAAGGGTTCTTTGGCGACCATCAGATCATTAATCCGATCGACGGTATAACGTAAAATAAAAGCGTTTATTTGCGCAGCAAAAGACCCCACTACCGTTAATAGCAAGGTATAAATAATCAACTGACGATAAGGTTTGGCAAAGGGAACAATTTTTTTAAATAATTGCGGGATAGTCATTGAAATTGATTTTAATATAGAGGAAACAACTAATCTAGGGACATTGTTTAAATGAAAGCATAAAATCAATGTGATCGCAATGACGTACTACGACAAAAAAGGCGTATCGTTTCAGGATACGCCTTTTTAATAATTTATGGTAGCCGTAATATTAACCAAAAATTCGGTTTAATACTTTAGCTAGCCTCAAGCCACCTTTTAGCATACATTGCTCCATAATATCTTTGTTTTGATAAACATAGGAGTACGATAAATTGGCATTATTAGCTACGTCAGCGTAAATCTTTTCAGCCAATTGATTTGATTCATACAACCAGTTAGCGAGCTCTCCAGCCGCCAGCTGTTCATTCTCTTTTTTGTTATTCACATCTAAAACAGTTGCAAACTCGGTATAACTATACTTCTCATTGTCGACCAAATCACTATCCCAAACACGGTGAATATTTGATTTTTTTCCAAACCAGCTTACTTCAATCTTATTACCACCTTGATCCTCGGCACGGCTAACATGCATGGGTTGATGCGCATCGCCCAGAATATGGATCAAGAAATACAGGTTTTGCTTTTGTTGATCCATTGGAATAGTCTTATCTGCAAAGGATTTCTCAATACGGAACGCTGTCTTATACAGATTCTCATCAGCTGAATTTTCTAAACCCAATTGAAAATCGGCCCAGGGTAAATTTGAGTTTAAATTTATAAAATGAGAATTCCCCAGTTTTTTAAATTCAGGATTGGGATCTGATTTGATAAAATCCCCCCAGTTGGCCCAATAGGCCAGCTTTTGCTGTCCAATAATTTTTCCAATATTCTTTTTGGCTTTTTTAGTCAAATGGCGTTCCGCAATTTCAGCCACGACACGATGCCCTGTTGTCCCCCACGCAAATACCGAAGAAAGCTGAAAACACAATGCCATTGCCAGCAAACCCTTGATCATTTTTTTCATTAGATTGTTGTTTTAAATGATGACGAAGCTCCTACCTGTTAGAAAAACGCCGTTCGCTCCCACAAACTGGAGTTGAAAAGCGGAATCAGACCTGTAATAACTCATCTTACTATACTGAATGTTAATTATTTGAAAATATCGAACGTATACTTAGCCGAAGACCAAAACTCATCCAAAGCAATTATTCGAGGCTTAAAAAAAGAAATGAGCTCGGCCCAGTCATCCTCTTTAAAAACACTGTAACCGGTTAAGCTTGTATAGATCCGACAAATCGGCTTTCCATATTCGTCCATTCCATCCATGTCCCAAATCCACTCTTCTCCAAGAAGATCCTGCAACAATGCTTTAAACTGAAGAAATTGTTCTGTCATTAATGCCCTGAGCCCAGCATCAGGTTGGGACCATTGTATCGCAATAGTTGCCAGCTTCTTATCCGCATCCATTCTGAAGTATAAATGCTTAATACCTGTCTTATAGTTAATCCAATTTGCCTTCTCCCCATCTGCCGATGCATGTAAAGCCATAAATTGTCCAAACTTCGTCCAGAATAACTGTTTCAATTGTTTTATCTCTTCCCTTGAATACACCGATACAAATTTTTAGTCAACAAAATTAGTAAAATAGCTCGGTATGTCTAAACCTTGTTGGTATCAAAATTGTTGTTTTAACAATAAACATATTCGAAGATGAACATGGATAAGAAAAAATCACTGTTACTATTAACTGGCATAGCACTTGGGGCTGTGGCTTATAACGCCTTTAAACCTGTCGTCTCGCGACCTGATGTCGTGGATCCATTTGATTTGGATAAATATCTTGGAAAATGGTTTGAAATAGCCAGACTCGACTTCTATTGGGAAAAAGGCTTAAGTCAAGTTTCAGCAGAATATAGCAAAAATAAAAATGGCACAATACGTGTCAATAACCAAGGGTACTCCGAAGACAAAGAACGCTGGAAACAGTCTATCGGAAAAGCCAAATTTGTCAACAGCCCCAATGAAGGCGCACTTAAAGTATCGTTCTTTGGTCCTTTCTACAGTGGATATAATATTGTAAAAATAACGCCGGATTATAAATACGCACTCGTTTTTGGTGACAATCTAGACTATATGTGGATTTTGGGCCGTGAGACGGAGATTCCAGATAAAATCAGAAATGAATTTTTAACCTATGCCCTGCAATGTGGCTATGAAACCGGCGATCTTGTATGGACCAAACATTAGTCGAAGATCGGAGCTAATAGCGGGTAGTTTAACGTCTTATCCTGTGTGAGTACATCAGCTATATCCTCAATATCTTCCCGCGTGATTGCATTTCTGATACCTGCATTGTAGAGATTTACAAGGAATAGGGCACCCGCACGTTTTTCGTTGAGTGGCAATATTGAACTCCCGACATAAAAATTTAATACAGATACTGCATAATCACCAAACACGTTAAAACCGAAATCACCATTTTTCTGTAGGCAATAACGCATCATTTTTTCAAAATCAGAACGCAAAGTATCTTTAATCTCAGTAGTCATGAAAATCTTTTTAGAGGCACAGGTACTCGAAATAGCGCATAACATCATACACTTCTCTCCTGGCAGGACAAAAATGCAAAAAATATCCCAAACAATGTACCGCTAAGCAGTAGATTGTTTGGGATAAACTATGCGTTATGCTGCGACTAGGTTACAATGCTTCTGCATGTTGAGAAACATCCAAACCAAGCTCTTCATCTGTCTCTTCGACGCGTAATGGAGCAATAAGATCGGTGATCTTCAAGAGCACAAGTGAACCAACGAAGGCAAAAAATGACACGGCAAATAGTGCGACCATATGGACAAAAAACAACTTCGTTTCGCCAAAAAATATACCATTGTCCACAACAACAGGATTAATGTTATGATGGGCAAACACACCGGTAAGTACCATACCAACCATGCCACCTACCCCATGACAAGGGAATACATCCAAGGTGTCGTCGATACTTGTTTTACTTCTCAGATATACAACCAGATTACTAACCAACGCGCCAACCAAGCCAATGATCATCGCATGTGGAATACTGACAAAACCAGCTGCTGGTGTAATCGCAACCAAACCAACAACGGCACCGATACATGCTCCCATTGCTGAAGGTTTCTTTCCACGTATGATATCAACAAATATCCACGCCATAGCGGCCATTGCTGATGCTGTAGTCGTTGTCGCAAAAGCGTAAGCTGCCAAAGAATTTGCTCCACCAGCTGAACCTGCATTAAATCCAAACCAGCCAAACCACAAGAGTGCTGTACCTAATATCACGTAGCTTATGCGCGCCGGATTATGAATTTGCATTTTACGTCCTTTTAAATAAATCGCTGCCGCCAATGCTGCCCAACCTGCCGACATGTGCACAACTGTACCACCGGCAAAATCAAGAACACCAAATTTTGCTAATATACCTTCAGGGTGCCAAGTAGCATGTGCCAATGGCATATAAATAAAAATACTGAACAGAATAATGAATAGCATAAATGAATTAAAACGAATACGTTCCGCAAAAGCCCCCGTAATCAATGCTGGTGTGATAATCGCAAACTTCAATTGAAACATCGCAAACAAAACCAAAGGTATAGTGGGAAGCGCTCCCCAAGCAACATTCCCTAATGTACCTTTCATCATAAAAAATGTACGCGGATCACCGACAATACCACCGATATCATCGCCGAAAGCCAAACTGAAGCCAACAATGACCCAGAGGATTGTCATTAAACACATACATATAAAGCTTTGCATCATCGTTGAAATTACATTCTTCTTGCTAACCATACCGCCATAAAAAAAGGCAAGTCCAGGTGTCATAATCAACACCAATGCAGAAGAAGTTAACAACCAGGCCGTATCTCCCGTATCAAATTCTGCCTTGTTTAAATCAGACAAGTCGATGGACGGAAATACAAGTCCCAATACTCCCAAAAGAACTAGAACAATGAGTGGAATAATTTTTTTCATTTGTTTAAACTGATTAGTGTTTTCAATATATTAATAAAATTGTTAAAAAAATACAAGAACAAAACAAAAACCTACTTTCCCTTATAATTTTTTCAAATATAAAGTCTTTTTGTTAAAAAAATACTATGTTATTTTATTTTTTATGATTTTTTTTACATAATTTCACAAAAACAAACACAAAACCATAATTACCAATTAATTTTTAAACAAAAACCAATACAAAACAGACAAAACAAAAGAATTAAGCCTTAAAAAATTCAAACAAACCAAACTTAAACCAAAAAAAACATGAAAAAACTTCTAACAACCATCTTTTTATCACTATTTCTAATAAAAACAGCAACATCACAAGAAGAAACAAAAGAAAAAGGAATAGAAATATCCGGATCAGTGGATACTTATTGGAAATATGATTTTCAAAACAAACCTAACATCAACACCTATTTTACCGAAGACAACAACTCCGTCTCTATTGGGATGGTGGATTTGGCTGTAAAAAAGAAGTTTAAAAAGACATCATTTGTCGGAGAATTATCTTTTGGCCCCAGAGGGCAATATCGATCCATTATGAATGGCGACGGCCAGGCTGGCGACGACAAAAACAGTTTTCATATCCAAAATCTATATGTAGGCTATGATCTAACCGAGAAACTCAATCTTACTGCAGGATTCATGGGAACATTTGTGGGTTTTGAAGTAATATCACCAACCTACAACTTCCATTATTCAACTTCTTATTTATTC
The DNA window shown above is from Sphingobacterium thalpophilum and carries:
- a CDS encoding MFS transporter, which translates into the protein MTISLREVNQKILGYVSLTFLGYFTIGLSLATLPIFIHQTLGFNTIIAGLVISVQYVATFLLRAYAGKIVDTKGPKISVLRSMLFFALSGLLLLLVFLFKSQPFISLGLLLVTRLFTGIGEGLVGASPINWALMELGDEHAAKAISFNGIASYGALAIGAPLGVLMVDHINYEALALLTSAVGLLGYFYCRAKTPYQVARKKAEKVSFKRVLLLVAPFGICLALGGLGFGSISTFMTLYYEHFNWQNGAACLTIFGVFFILTRLIFNKVIDQYGGLKVALVSLFVETLGLMVIAVAIDPLWTLLGAALTGFGFSLVFPALGVEAIKRVDQSQQGSALAAYGLFIDISLGITGPLIGFVANNMGMTAIYPFSTIMVSIGFAVVGNLLYQKRRELTP
- the fabV gene encoding enoyl-ACP reductase FabV, giving the protein MIIQPRTRGFICLTSHPQGAAQNIKNQIEYVKSKGEIANGPKKVLVIGASTGFGIASRISAAFGSGAATIGVFFEKPAAEGKPGTAGWYNSAAFEKEAHEAGLYAKSINGDAFSDEVKKQTIELIKKDLGQVDLVVYSLASPRRTHPKTGVAHASVLKPIQEPFTNKTVDFHTGVISDITIQPVENEEDIANTVAVMGGEDWKFWIEDLKAAGVLAEGAKTVAYSYIGPELTYPIYRNGTIGRAKDDLEGTVPAINAILSDINGVSYVSVNKALVTQSSSAIPVVPLYISLLYKVMKEKGIHEGTIEQMQRLFAERLYTADGKVLLDDKGRIRVDDLEMREDVQAEVAALWEKATTENLAEISDIEGYRNEFFNLFGFNFDGIDYNADTNEVVGVPSIEG
- a CDS encoding multidrug resistance efflux transporter family protein; protein product: MAVSGGSWQWTASLRFIWMLPILLIIVAIRGNLIDLLKEIKSNLWQWLLWSTIGFGLLYATLTYGANYGPSWLVASTFEFTIIAGMFIGPLLDKKGQRKSISKASLLFSILIFLGILLMQISEAQSTSLNTMLLGTIPVLIGAIAYPLGNRKMMKISNNRLDAFQRTLGMTLCSMPFWIILSLFGYLDNGLPTDSQLFQTFLVAICSGVIATLLFFSATDFVHQDHKALAAVEATQAMEVIFTLVGEILILQAALPNVYSCIGIVMVVIGMILHSRTS
- a CDS encoding ABC transporter ATP-binding protein — translated: MYISQTQASKLTGFRRQMRNYRGAKNNRIISLIDSILVIKSFVREPEEAKRHEKIQFEMTENQMETRKTSFLYDSIKNFVEQIAVVIIIVLTAYLVLSGQITIGAIMFHIMLFNNVSAPIRQLHRIYDEVNDALIYSESFFEILESDEHIESKGDYKPAHIQGHLALRNVFFEYPNGTVALKDVNFEIKPNEITALVGLSGAGKSTIINLLDKFYEPSSGQIFLDGVDLAKYDTAFLRRHIGMVLQRNHIFKGTIFENIEYGKMGSSREEIIEAAKKAYIHEQIMDLPKGYDSDAQSLSGGQQQRIAIARLFLKNPPIIFLDEPTANLDAIATEQIKNSLDAIKKDRTVIIVSHSISQIIDSNAIVVMEKGMVVEKGQHEDLYEHRGTYYDIFSAMANSLNLSKISRTLHVDER
- a CDS encoding IS110 family transposase, with the translated sequence MKTAGLDVHKDSIFCAVFNGKHYSDVEVFETFSTGIRQLGAYLKAAGVLRVAMESTSIYWIPVWNILSEMGFDLMLVNPFLIKQLPGRKSDVKDAQWIAQLLHKDMLRGSFVPGERIQELRSYTRSYSKLQQRIVRMLTKMDNILVQAGIRLGSLVTDIGGKSMLSVIDALIAGERDAVRLSKLVYASKKNKENGKLAAALTGCMKEHHRFNLQMAKAEYDLLIKQSAEYIEKIEAICLRDFPRQSALLKTIPGVSRISSAVIIAETGADMKVFENSGKLSGWVGLRPKNDESAGKYKSTAITKGNRYLKPILVQVAWAASRCKGSYFKDKFNRLSIRKSSKKALIAIARKISVVVWNILKDLTPYNPALQVIYEPAKLDARIRYHQKEMERIAKLKP
- a CDS encoding ABC transporter transmembrane domain-containing protein, whose translation is MTIPQLFKKIVPFAKPYRQLIIYTLLLTVVGSFAAQINAFILRYTVDRINDLMVAKEPLSKGMYLVGMISIILLIKEIVYAFVQFGQKFYGEKLRIYIARDFSQSIVNRILTYKLAFYTSSDNESGKLATRIDAGISSLTRLVQIFFIDILPLFANAIIALICMFYANVYVGLVGVAVIPLYLSSIN
- a CDS encoding S1/P1 nuclease; this encodes MKKMIKGLLAMALCFQLSSVFAWGTTGHRVVAEIAERHLTKKAKKNIGKIIGQQKLAYWANWGDFIKSDPNPEFKKLGNSHFINLNSNLPWADFQLGLENSADENLYKTAFRIEKSFADKTIPMDQQKQNLYFLIHILGDAHQPMHVSRAEDQGGNKIEVSWFGKKSNIHRVWDSDLVDNEKYSYTEFATVLDVNNKKENEQLAAGELANWLYESNQLAEKIYADVANNANLSYSYVYQNKDIMEQCMLKGGLRLAKVLNRIFG
- a CDS encoding DUF4268 domain-containing protein — encoded protein: MKQLFWTKFGQFMALHASADGEKANWINYKTGIKHLYFRMDADKKLATIAIQWSQPDAGLRALMTEQFLQFKALLQDLLGEEWIWDMDGMDEYGKPICRIYTSLTGYSVFKEDDWAELISFFKPRIIALDEFWSSAKYTFDIFK
- a CDS encoding lipocalin family protein codes for the protein MDKKKSLLLLTGIALGAVAYNAFKPVVSRPDVVDPFDLDKYLGKWFEIARLDFYWEKGLSQVSAEYSKNKNGTIRVNNQGYSEDKERWKQSIGKAKFVNSPNEGALKVSFFGPFYSGYNIVKITPDYKYALVFGDNLDYMWILGRETEIPDKIRNEFLTYALQCGYETGDLVWTKH
- a CDS encoding ammonium transporter gives rise to the protein MKKIIPLIVLVLLGVLGLVFPSIDLSDLNKAEFDTGDTAWLLTSSALVLIMTPGLAFFYGGMVSKKNVISTMMQSFICMCLMTILWVIVGFSLAFGDDIGGIVGDPRTFFMMKGTLGNVAWGALPTIPLVLFAMFQLKFAIITPALITGAFAERIRFNSFMLFIILFSIFIYMPLAHATWHPEGILAKFGVLDFAGGTVVHMSAGWAALAAAIYLKGRKMQIHNPARISYVILGTALLWFGWFGFNAGSAGGANSLAAYAFATTTTASAMAAMAWIFVDIIRGKKPSAMGACIGAVVGLVAITPAAGFVSIPHAMIIGLVGALVSNLVVYLRSKTSIDDTLDVFPCHGVGGMVGMVLTGVFAHHNINPVVVDNGIFFGETKLFFVHMVALFAVSFFAFVGSLVLLKITDLIAPLRVEETDEELGLDVSQHAEAL